A genomic region of Melanotaenia boesemani isolate fMelBoe1 chromosome 21, fMelBoe1.pri, whole genome shotgun sequence contains the following coding sequences:
- the LOC121632198 gene encoding uncharacterized protein LOC121632198, protein MWCCKLCSTSVSKRFQILKHLRLKHSILGLRHSYPCIYSHCPCTFKTWGGLRTHLSRAHNAKPSRTVEHGILTCPSCPESHISTSREYFLHINKHLKRLETVDCVYKNCSFKTNVYGTFQTHKNRKHSTCTLRDFKNEIVKRTEFTSDHDLSEESADEGPSDLHSEAGLVSENLEEAVVKNLALVLLKLEVFSHVPTSAIDHLLEGLHFLLTTSSLPLTNSLTLAVLKEHNIEVTASLVSELCTALYSENPLLKSIAKGGSLETSFKRKKFYYDKFNVVVPEEYVLEEKTNKTFQYIPLLKLLEQLLQRKDIIGKLVDNYKSGLSNSQLLM, encoded by the coding sequence ATGTGGTGTTGTAAGCTTTGCTCTACAAGTGTATCTAAAAGGTTCCAAATCCTAAAACACTTGAGACTTAAACACTCAATTCTTGGCCTGAGACACTCATATCCATGCATTTACAGTCATTGTCCTTGTACCTTCAAAACATGGGGTGGTCTTAGGACTCATCTAAGTCGTGCACATAATGCTAAGCCCTCTCGCACTGTAGAACATGGTATTTTGACTTGTCCTTCTTGTCCTGAAAGCCACATATCAACAAGCAGAGAATACTTCCTCCATATTAATAAACATCTCAAGAGGTTGGAGACAGTAGattgtgtttataaaaattgttcttttaaaaccaaTGTATATGGtacttttcagacacacaagaATAGAAAACATTCTACATGTACGTTAAGAGATTTCAAAaatgaaatagtgaaaagaaCTGAATTTACAAGTGACCATGATCTTTCAGAGGAGTCTGCAGACGAAGGGCCTTCTGACTTGCATAGTGAAGCTGGTTTAGTTAGTGAAAATTTAGAGGAAGCTGTAGTTAAAAACCTTGCcttggttttattaaagttggAGGTCTTTTCACATGTTCCAACATCTGCAATTGATCATTTACTCGAGGGGCTACATTTTTTATTGACTACGTCTTCTTTACCCTTAACAAATAGTTTAACTTTGGCTGTTCTCAAGGAACATAATATCGAGGTTACTGCATCGCTAGTGAGTGAGTTGTGCACTGCATTATACAGTGAAAATCCACTACTGAAAAGTATTGCGAAAGGAGGATCACTTGAAACATCATTTAAGCGCAAGAAGTTTTACTATGACAAGTTTAATGTTGTTGTGCCAGAGGAATATGTTCTAgaggaaaaaactaacaaaacctTTCAATATATTCCACTGCTGAAGTTATTGGAGCAGTTACTTCAACGTAAAGACATTATTGGAAAGCTGGTTGACAACTATAAAAGCGGTCTTTCAAATTCACAATTGCTTATGTAA